A part of Antennarius striatus isolate MH-2024 chromosome 21, ASM4005453v1, whole genome shotgun sequence genomic DNA contains:
- the si:zfos-911d5.4 gene encoding uncharacterized protein si:zfos-911d5.4 produces the protein MPQLGSLLTRFHPGSKDSESPHQTPALPEFLQRVRKLTGLRKEDVYCNLRVPDQFQNTKDDINVVILAGHGIFCIDVKPWRGSVSANKHNWHAQVKDVDQNFSNTCIEQFEDPLKAITTKTANLCSHLKRSSVSVRQSLFFPRVVFLSPDCQLDEELRKRRELLSHDQIDDFLASFKGGYLAWLSDAMTPSWISGHLSYRQMEAVRQVLRRVGTWDLVRLHDGEQLRGDYQGCKFIALNRQDTDTLEFSGTKTLSADSLWALLGHTPQVTVKMYKRGSDGWLGKTLNATATIPSNTFVIFRVSGEEADAKIPANSIHSITLSE, from the exons ATGCCTCAGCTGGGAAGTCTGTTGACCCGGTTCCATCCGGGCTCCAAAGATTCAGAAAGCCCACATCAGACGCCGGCCCTACCTGAGTTTCTACAGCGCGTCAG GAAACTGACCGGGCTGAGAAAAGAAGATGTTTACTGCAACCTGCGCGTCCCCGACCAGTTCCAAAACACCAAAGACGACATCAACGTCGTTATCCTCGCAG GCCACGGGATCTTCTGCATAGACGTCAAACCCTGGAGAGGCTCGGTATCGGCTAACAAACACAACTGGCACGCGCAAGTGAAAGACGTGGACCAAAACTTTAGCAATACCTGCATCGAGCAGTTTGAAGATCCCCTGAAAGCTATCACg ACCAAGACAGCTAACCTATGCAGCCACCTGAAGAGGAGTAGCGTGTCGGTGCGCCAAAGCCTCTTCTTCCCCAGGGTCGTCTTCCTCTCTCCGGACTGCCAGCTGGATgaggagctgaggaagaggagggagctgCTGTCCCACGACCAGATAGACGACTTCCTGGCCTCCTTCAAGGGGGGCTACCTAGCCTGGCTATCGGACGCGATGACCCCCTCCTGGATTTCTG GTCACCTGTCCTACAGGCAGATGGAGGCGGTCCGGCAGGTCCTGAGGAGGGTGGGGACGTGGGATCTGGTGCGGCTGCATGACGGGGAGCAGCTGAGGGGGGACTACCAGGGGTGCAAGTTCATCGCCCTGAACCGGCAGGACACCGACACGCTGGAGTTCTCCGGAACCAAAACCCTCTCCGCCGATTCGCTGTGGGCCCTGCTGGGACACACCCCTCAG GTAACGGTGAAAATGTACAAGCGTGGTTCTGACGGCTGGCTGGGTAAGACCCTGAACGCCACCGCCACCATCCCCTCCAACACCTTCGTCATCTTCAGGGTCAGCGGCGAGGAAGCGGACGCCAAAATCCCCGCCAACAGCATCCACAGCATCACGCTCAGCGAGTGA